The proteins below come from a single Hyperolius riggenbachi isolate aHypRig1 chromosome 8, aHypRig1.pri, whole genome shotgun sequence genomic window:
- the LOC137528342 gene encoding ras-related protein Rab-32-like, translating to MSSPKREYLCKVLVVGDLGVGKTSIIQRYVHNIYSHCYRATIGVDFALKILNWEKNTVVRLQLWDIAGQERFGHMTRLYYREAAGALVVCDLGRAATLHSVIRWKEDLDSKVSLKNGKPIPMILIGNKCDLIPYGVNCQNIEDMCQELGFTDCHMTSAKENVNINQAMSTLIKQMVANMEECESTNDPNISDCQLP from the exons ATGAGCTCCCCAAAAAGAGAATACCTGTGTAAAGTGTTGGTAGTGGGTGATCTTGGTGTGGGCAAGACTTCGATTATACAGCGCTATGTGCACAACATCTACTCTCACTGCTACAGAGCTACCATTGGGGTGGATTTTGCTCTTAAAATCTTGAACTGGGAAAAGAACACTGTGGTGAGACTGCAGCTGTGGGACATtgcag GCCAGGAGCGCTTTGGACACATGACTCGCCTGTATTACCGTGAGGCAGCTGGTGCTTTAGTGGTCTGTGATTTGGGCCGGGCTGCCACATTACATTCTGTTATTCGCTGGAAAGAGGACCTGGACTCTAAAGTCTCACTGAAGAATGGGAAACCAATCCCAATGATCCTCATTGGAAATAAGTGTGATCTGATTCCCTATGGTGTAAACTGTCAGAACATTGAAGACATGTGTCAGGAGCTTGGGTTTACAGATTGTCACATGACCTCTGCTAAG GAAAATGTGAACATCAATCAAGCAATGTCCACTTTAATTAAACAAATGGTAGCAAACATGGAAGAATGTGAATCTACAAATGATCCCAATATT